GAAGGCGACGAGGGCGGAGCCGGAGAAGAGTTCTGAGGGGGCCGAACGGGAGGCCCCCGCGGCCCCCAGGGGTCTCCATGAACCAGGACGCAGATCCGGATCGGGACGAAGTGCCGCGTGCGGTGGACCGCCTCCCCGGGCGGCGTCACCCCACCCACTCGCTCCCCGATCCGCGCCACGGGACCGATCCTCCGGCGCTCGGACCGCCTTCGCCCACGGTCGAGCCCCTCGCGGAGCGAACCCCCGCGGCCGAGGTCTCCCAGACGCCAAAGCACATCTACGTCACGGTCGAGCTGCCCGGCGCTCCGAAGGATTCGCTGGACATCGAGGCGACGGAACGGACGCTCACGATCGACGCGCCGCGTGTCGGGGCCCCGGCCTTCCATCTGGAGGTCGACCTGCCTTCCGCGGTCGACCCGGAATCGGCCAAGGCTACGTACCGGAACGGCATTCTCGATGTCACCCTCGCGCGAATCCGTCGAGACGGGAGGGACTCGCATGAAGTCTGAACCTTCCGAGGCCAAGGAGGAGGTGGGCGAGGCGGCGCGGACACCCGCCGCGCCTCCCGCGGAGATGCCCGCAACGACGGTGCCCGCGCAGGAGCTCGAGGCCGAGCGCAAGAAGAGCGCGGAACTCCTGAACCGGCTCAAGTACCTCCAGGCGGACTTCGAGAACTACCGCAAGCAGGTGGCCCGCGATACGGAGGCCGTCGTCAAGTTCGCGAACGAGGCGCTCCTCGCGCGGCTCCTGCCCGTCCTCGACGACTTCGACGCGGCGATGGCCCACCTGGACGGCGAGGCTTCGAAGGGAATTCAGATGGTGCGGGAGAACCTGTGGATGGCGCTCCGAGCCGCCGGCGTCGAAGAGATTCCCGCGAAGGGCCAGCAGTTCGATCCCTACGTCCATGACGCCCTTCAGCAGGTGTCCGACCCGAAGCTCGAGGACGGCGTTGTGAAGGAGGTCGTGCGGAAAGGGTACCGTTTGCCCGACCGCGTCCTGCGTCCCGCGCAAGTCATTGTCGTCAACAACAGAGGTGAAACCCATGGCTAAGATCATCGGAATCGACCTCGGGACCACGAATTCCGAGGCCGCGTACATGGAAGGGGGAACGCCCAAGATCATCCCGAGCGCGGAAGGCAGCGCGTACGGGGGGAAGATGTTCCCGTCCGTCGTGGCGCTCACGAAGGACGGCATCCTCGTGGGCGAGCCCGCGAAGCGCCAGGCCGTCCTGAACCCCGACCGCACGGTCATGCAGATCAAGCGGAAGATGGGGACCGACTACAAGGTCCGCATCGACGGGAAGGACTACACGCCTCCGGAAATCTCCGCGATGATCCTGCGGAAGATTCGCACCGATGCGGAGGCCTTCCTGGGCCAGAAGATCACGCAGGCCGTGATCACCGTGCCTGCGTACTTCAACGACAACCAGCGCCAGGCCACGAAGGACGCCGGGAAGATCGCGGGCCTGGAGGTCCTGCGGCTCGTGAACGAGCCGACGGCCGCCGCGCTCGCCTACGGACTGGACAAGAAGGGCGAGGGGAAGATCGCGGTCCTCGACCTCGGCGGCGGCACCTTCGACGTCACGCTCATGGAGATGGGCGAAGGGGTCTTCGAGGTCGTGAGCACGTCGGGCGACACCGCGCTCGGCGGCATGGACATGGACAACGCGGTCATCCAGTGGCTCGTCTCCGAGTTCCGCTCGGAGCACGGGATCGACCTCACGGGCGACAAGCAAGCGCTCCAGCGCTTGCGGGACGCCGCGGAGAAGGCCAAGATCGAGCTCACGAGCGCCATGGAGACCACGATCAACCTGCCGTTCATCGCCCAGAAGGGCGGCCAGCCCGTTCATCTGGAGAAGAAGCTCACCAGGTCCAAGCTCGAGCAGCTCATCGAGCCCGTCCTGGCCCGCCTCGATGCGCCCATCCGGACGGCGTTCAGCGACGCGAAGTGGCAGTTCTCCGACGTGAACCACATCATCCTCGTCGGCGGCCCGACCCGCATGCCCGTGGTCCGGGAGCGCTTCGAGCGCATCCTGGGAAGGCCCGCGGAGCGGACCGTGGACCCCATGCAGTGCGTCGCGCTCGGGGCCGCCATCCAGGGAGCCGTCCTCAGCGGTGAGGTCAAGGACATCGTCCTCCTCGACGTGACCCCTCTGAGCCTCGGCGTGGAGACCCAGGGCGGCGTGTTCCACAAGCTCATCGAGCGGAACACGACCATCCCGACGAAGAAGAGCGATATCTTCACGACCGCGGCGGACGGACAGACGGTCGTCGAGGTCCACGTGCTCCAGGGAGAGCGCTCCATGGCGGCCGACAACATCAGCTTGGGCCGGTTCTATCTCCAAGGCATCCCGCCCGCGCCGAGGCACATCCCCCAGATCGAGGTTGCGTTCGATATCGACGCCAACGGCATCCTGAACGTCTCCGCGACGGACAAGGCGACGGGGAAGACGGAGAAGCTCACGATCATGGCCCCGCAGCGGATGGACCAATCCAAGATCGACCAGGCCATCCGGGATGCCCAGTCCCACGCGGAGGAGGACCGGCGCCGACGCGAGCTCATCGAGGCGCGCAACCACGGCGAGTCCCTGATCTACGAGATGGAGAAGCTCCTCAAGGAGCAGGCCGCGAACGTCTCCGAGGCGTCGAAGAAGGACGTCCAGGAGAAGGTCGAGGCGCTCCGGAAGGTCCTCCCGTCCGAGGACATCTCCCAGCTGCGGCGCGCGATCGACGACCTGAACGCGGCCGCCCAAAAGATGGGCGCCGAGATGTACCAGAAGGGCGGGGCCGCCGCGGCGCCTCCGCCCACCGGCGGGCCCGAGGGATCGGGCGATTCGGGCGACCCCGGGGTCGTGGACGCGAACTTCGAGGACGTGGACAAGAAGTGAAGTAGCCGCGGCGTATGGGGACGGAAGTACAGGGTATGGCGGGACCGGACTACTATGCGACGCTCGGCGTCCCTCGCGGGGCGTCCAAGGAGGACATCAAGCGAGCCTACCGAAGGCTCGCCAAGCAGTACCATCCCGACCTGAACAAGGACAATCCCAAGGCCGCCGAGGAGAAGTTCAAGGAGGTCTCCGAGGCCTACGAGGTCCTTGCCGACGACGAGAAGCGGCGCATCTACGACCAGTTCGGGGCGGACGGCCTCAAGCAGCAGGTCTGGGGCGGCCAGGGATTCGACTGGACCCGGTTCACCCATGCCGCGGACGTCGAGGACATCTTCGGTCGGGACTTCTTCGACGCGTTCTTCCGGAGCAGTGGCTTCGGCGGGAGCGGCCTCTTCGAACAGCTCTTCGGTGGAGGCGTGGCACGGCCGCGCGGGCCCGCGTCGGGGCGCTCCCTGCGCGTGGACGCGGAGGTCCGCCTCGAGGACCTGCTCCACGATTCCCGGAAGGAGATCACCCTGCGCGCCCCCCATCCCTGCCCGGCCTGCCAGGGGACCGGCGCGGAGGGGGGCAAGCTCGTCACCTGCCAGACCTGCCAGGGGCGCGGCCAGGTGAGTTCGAGCCAGCGCCGCGGGTACAGCCAGTTCGTCACGATCACGCCTTGCCCGCGGTGTCAGGGACGGGGCAAGTGGCCCGAGACGCCCTGCCGCCGTTGCGCGGGTGCCGGGCGGATCGAGGAGACGAAGACCGTGGCCGTGGAGATCCCTGCGGGCGCCCCGGACGGCCTCCAGCTTCGGGTTCCCGGACGCGGCGAGGCCGGCGAGGCGGGCGCCCCTCCGGGCGATCTCTACGTGGTCGTCCACGTGGCGCCCCATCCCACGTTCGAGCGGGACGAGGACGACGTGCTCATGACCCTCCCGATTACGTATCCCCAAGCCGTCCTCGGCGCCGAGATCGAGATCCCGACCCTGGAGGGGACCGCCCGCCTCCGGATCCCGCCCGGAACGCAGTCCCACTCGCTTCTGCGGCTCCGAGGGAAAGGGCTCCCTCATCTCCGGGGTGGAGGCCGGGGCGACCAGCTAGCCCGCGTGGTCATCACCACGCCCGATAAGGTGTCCTCCGAGGAGCGGGCCCTCCTCCAGCGGCTGGCCGAGCTGGAAGGGAACGGGAACGTCCGGCGAGGGCGCTTCGATCGCTTTCGGAACGCCTAGGGGAACGGGATTCCGGACAGGTACGAGACGAGCTTGATCATCCCGTAGAAGGCGACGAGGGCCCCCACCACGGTCAGGATTGCGAGTGCGTCCCGGAGTAACAAGCCCTTGGCATCGAGTTCCGGCGCGGGTTGCGCCGGGTTGGTCTGGGTCGTGGTGGCCTGCAAGTTCGGTTCTCCCCTGTCATCGATGCCGATGCGGTATATGAATCGCTTCCGGCCTGGTTGTCACAGCTGTTAATCATTCCTGGTAACAGCCGAGGCGACGGCGCAATCGGACAAGATTATCTCGCTCCACCCCGTTGGCGCTCCCGGTGCGCAAGGTCCTTGGCATCCTGACGGAGGATTTCCGGCTCTACCACGACCTGGTCGCGGGTCTCAAGGCCCGCGGTCTCCCGTTCGTCAGCCTATCCTTCACGCACCGCATCCCGGAAACCGTGGGAGCCGTGCTGACCTCCCCCGCCGAGGCCCCGCGAATCCGGTCCCGGAACGTCGTCGCGGTCCGGGACCTCGATGGGGCGATTGCCCGCGCGCTCCAGCTCGCGAAGGGGAAGACGGAGTGGCAGGAGCTCCTCATCGGCGTGGATCCTGGCCACGAACCCGGGGTCGCCGTCCTCGGCGACGGGGAGGTCCTCGACACGTCCCTCGCCCCGAACCCCGAGGCTGTCCGGGATCAGGTTCGGGCCGCCCTCCGGACGTTTCCCGCGCGAGGGGTCCGGGTTCGCGTGGGCCACGGAGACCCGACGAACCGGAACCGGATCCTGAACGCCCTCGCGCAGGACGGACTGCGGGTCGAAATCGTGGACGAGGCGGGCACCACCCACCGGACCCCGCAGCCGGACCTCGACGCCGCCGTGGACATCGCCCGGACACCGGGCGTGCGGGTCCGGCCGCCGTTCGAGGTCCGGCCGACGCCCGGCGAGGTCAAGGAGATCCAGCGCCGCTCCCGCGTGCGCAGCGAGGGGCAGGTCACGATCTCCTCGGAACTGGCGGATGCGGTGGCCCGTGGGCAGGTCACGTTGGACGGGGCGATCGAGCGGCAGCGGCGACGGGACCGCGGGTCACAGGATTGAGCGATACCGCGCCTCGAGTTCCTTGCGTTTCTTGAAGTACATCTCCTCCGCGATCTCCCCCGCCGCGAGCTTGGTCTCCAGGGACTCGAGCTCCCGGTCGTGGTCAGCGCGGAAGGAGGAGGTGTATTCCTTGACGACCCGCTCGAGGAGGTCCAGGAGATCCTTGCCGCGCTGGGTCACCAGGTACACGATTCGCGGCCTTCCGTTGGGCGGGAAGACGGCCGCGCGGTCCACGAGTCCCCACTCGAAGAGTTCGAGGAGCTGCTTGTCCACGGACGTGCGGCGGATCTTGAGCTTCTTCGCCAGGTCCTCGGGATGGTCGAACCCTTGCTGGAGGAGCCGCAGGATTTGGCGACGCGTCTCGGAGGACGCCATGCGGACGAGCTCGAGCGGTTCGGGCACGGCGTCGCGGCGACCTCCCTGTGCCTACTTCAACGTTCTTCTGCCTATCCGCGGGACATTTCTCCCGCGAAGGAGAAGATGATTTCCGAGCGGCTTACGATGTTATTTTTATCCGCGGAGCTTGCATAAATAATCTGCCGTAACTGTCTCGGGACATGTACCCGAACAAGAAGGTCGGAATCATGCACAGCGTGATGAGCGCCCTGTCCTTCCTCGTCGTCCGCGGCCGGCCCGCGGCCGTCCGAGGAATTCGGACCGCGAGCGGGCCCGACTCGGGCGCCCGTGCGCCGAGCACGAGCGCGCAGGTCCGGAAGGAAAGGTATTTCGAGATGGCCCGGCACTCCCGGTGGACCCAATGAAGCGCAAGGACATCCTGCAACGACTCGAGGAACGGCTCGCCCGGGGCGAAATCTCCGAGAAGACGTACCTGGACATCAAGGCCCGGTACGAGGCCGAGCCGGAGGAGCCCGAGACACCGTCGATCCCCGGGCCGAGCCTCGAAGAGTCGATCCACGAGACCGTCGCCCACGCCACGCAGGCGGCCTTCCAGGCGAGTCAGGAGTCCATGCGGGCGGTCACCGAGTCCATGCAGTCCGTGCGGGACTCCATGCGCGCCATGAGCATCTCGGGGATGGGCGTCAAGGCGAGCGGGGACGAGATCAAGGTTGTCGGCGCGGGCGTCGTCTCCGGGAACCCTGTGAAGACCATCGAGTTCCGGGTCGCGGGAAGCGCCCAGGTCCACGGGTCGCTCGAGTGCGAGGACGCCAAGGTCTCCGGGTCGTGCGACTGCGACGGGGACGTTCGCTGCGTCGACTTCCGTTCGTCGGGATCCACCCGAATCGCGGGCACGCTCCACGCCCAGGACGTGGACGTGAGCGGCGCGCTCGACGTGTCCAAGGACGTCGAGGCCGTGGACGTGTCCTCGAGCGGAGCCCTGCGGGTGGACGGGGGCGTCCGCTGCCAGGACCTCCGTTCGACCGGGACCGTGCAGATCCAAGGGCAACTCAAGGCCCAGGACGTCGACATCGAGCTGGGCGGGCCTTCGAGGATCGGGAGCATCCAGGGCCAGGACATCAATGTCCGCGTTTCCGGCCCGTTCATGCGGGCTCAAGGCGATCTCGTGGTGGACCGCATCGTTGGACAGGACGTATCCCTCGTTCGCACCACGGCGAAGTACGTGGAGGGCCAGGACGTGCAGATCGGACCCCACTGCCACATCGGCCTCGTCGTCGCGGAAGACCTCATGGTTCATGAGTCGAGCGAGGTCAAGGAACGGCGCGTGCCGACCGCTTGACGGCGTCCGTTCCTCCGGATACCACATTGACAAATCGTCCCACAACGTTGATATAAGCCGGCCGGGCTTTGAGCGGCCGTGCCCGAAAGGGTCGTTCTCAAGGTAGCCGAGGCGCCTCAGAGTGACGTGGGCCTGGGCCGCGCCCGGGTCGACACGAAGACTCGACTGGCGCTCGGCGTCGACGTGGGAGAGATCATCCAGATCGTCGGGAAGAAGTCCACCGCGGCGAAGCTCTTCCGCGTGATGCAGGAGGACGAGGGGAAGGGCATGATCCGCATCGACGGCCTCGTCCGCCGCAACGTGGGCGTAAGCCTGGGCGACAAGGTCGAGGTGCGCAAGGCCGAGGTCTTGCAGGCGGAGCGCGTGACCATCGCCCCGATCATCAGCGAGGGCCACAAGATTTCGTTCGGCCAGGGCATCGAGAACTTCGTGAAGCGCGGCCTTCTCAAGCGGCCGCTGAACAAGGGCGATGTGGTCATCGTCCCCGGTATCGCCCTCATGGGAGGCGCGCTCCCGTTCATGGTCATCAGCACGGCGCCCAAGGGCGTCGTCCAGATCAACGACGACACGATCGTGGAGATGAAGGAGGAGCCCGTCCGCGAGGGCGAGGTCCTCACCCCGACGGTCACCTACGAGGACATCGGCGGCCTCAAGGAGGAGCTGATGAAGGTGCGGGAGATGATTGAGCTCCCGCTGAAGCACGCCG
Above is a window of Thermoplasmata archaeon DNA encoding:
- a CDS encoding Hsp20/alpha crystallin family protein, producing MNQDADPDRDEVPRAVDRLPGRRHPTHSLPDPRHGTDPPALGPPSPTVEPLAERTPAAEVSQTPKHIYVTVELPGAPKDSLDIEATERTLTIDAPRVGAPAFHLEVDLPSAVDPESAKATYRNGILDVTLARIRRDGRDSHEV
- a CDS encoding nucleotide exchange factor GrpE, which translates into the protein MKSEPSEAKEEVGEAARTPAAPPAEMPATTVPAQELEAERKKSAELLNRLKYLQADFENYRKQVARDTEAVVKFANEALLARLLPVLDDFDAAMAHLDGEASKGIQMVRENLWMALRAAGVEEIPAKGQQFDPYVHDALQQVSDPKLEDGVVKEVVRKGYRLPDRVLRPAQVIVVNNRGETHG
- the dnaK gene encoding molecular chaperone DnaK — protein: MAKIIGIDLGTTNSEAAYMEGGTPKIIPSAEGSAYGGKMFPSVVALTKDGILVGEPAKRQAVLNPDRTVMQIKRKMGTDYKVRIDGKDYTPPEISAMILRKIRTDAEAFLGQKITQAVITVPAYFNDNQRQATKDAGKIAGLEVLRLVNEPTAAALAYGLDKKGEGKIAVLDLGGGTFDVTLMEMGEGVFEVVSTSGDTALGGMDMDNAVIQWLVSEFRSEHGIDLTGDKQALQRLRDAAEKAKIELTSAMETTINLPFIAQKGGQPVHLEKKLTRSKLEQLIEPVLARLDAPIRTAFSDAKWQFSDVNHIILVGGPTRMPVVRERFERILGRPAERTVDPMQCVALGAAIQGAVLSGEVKDIVLLDVTPLSLGVETQGGVFHKLIERNTTIPTKKSDIFTTAADGQTVVEVHVLQGERSMAADNISLGRFYLQGIPPAPRHIPQIEVAFDIDANGILNVSATDKATGKTEKLTIMAPQRMDQSKIDQAIRDAQSHAEEDRRRRELIEARNHGESLIYEMEKLLKEQAANVSEASKKDVQEKVEALRKVLPSEDISQLRRAIDDLNAAAQKMGAEMYQKGGAAAAPPPTGGPEGSGDSGDPGVVDANFEDVDKK
- the dnaJ gene encoding molecular chaperone DnaJ, which codes for MAGPDYYATLGVPRGASKEDIKRAYRRLAKQYHPDLNKDNPKAAEEKFKEVSEAYEVLADDEKRRIYDQFGADGLKQQVWGGQGFDWTRFTHAADVEDIFGRDFFDAFFRSSGFGGSGLFEQLFGGGVARPRGPASGRSLRVDAEVRLEDLLHDSRKEITLRAPHPCPACQGTGAEGGKLVTCQTCQGRGQVSSSQRRGYSQFVTITPCPRCQGRGKWPETPCRRCAGAGRIEETKTVAVEIPAGAPDGLQLRVPGRGEAGEAGAPPGDLYVVVHVAPHPTFERDEDDVLMTLPITYPQAVLGAEIEIPTLEGTARLRIPPGTQSHSLLRLRGKGLPHLRGGGRGDQLARVVITTPDKVSSEERALLQRLAELEGNGNVRRGRFDRFRNA
- a CDS encoding winged helix-turn-helix domain-containing protein, which translates into the protein MPEPLELVRMASSETRRQILRLLQQGFDHPEDLAKKLKIRRTSVDKQLLELFEWGLVDRAAVFPPNGRPRIVYLVTQRGKDLLDLLERVVKEYTSSFRADHDRELESLETKLAAGEIAEEMYFKKRKELEARYRSIL